A segment of the Pseudoliparis swirei isolate HS2019 ecotype Mariana Trench chromosome 4, NWPU_hadal_v1, whole genome shotgun sequence genome:
gagggttatcggttgcaatctgccttcctccaggtcctgttcacttccaggtcactgaagcgggccggaaagattgtcgctgaccctcccaccctggacactcctgttcgagtccctccctcgggaggaggctgcgatccatcatgaccaagaccacccgccacaccaaagctttttccggcggtcgggctcatcaatggacccgggactgactgactgtcaccccaggactaccacctcttcttccaccttcctctctcctccttcttcccgctccttcctcttcctcctcctcactcctcctccctcctccttcttcttccctcctccacacacgtcactttaacatgcactttaactaaaacacaccacttgaagcacacacccaaacacttcacattatttgttgtctttctgtcgtgttgattgttgtttgtttgtcatgtccaaatgttgcaccttccaccaaaaaaaattcctcgtttgtttgtgaaaacattcctggcaataaaactgtttctgattctgattctgattctgattactaGTTTAAATGGCTATAGAATATGTTCTGATCATGCATGTTCTATAAATGAAGATAATAATCCTGACAACCATCTTCTTTGGTCATTTCAGCAAGAGAATATGCACCGACGAAGACGCCTAAATCCAAAGGCTGATGCCAACTTTTACATTGATACTGGAGGGGACAAAGTGGGACTTGACATCAAATACATCAATGCCTTCAAAGGTAAGTTGAATGTTCTAATTTTGTAACCATGATTAAAGTAGGAATAAACTTAACAAAcgttttttctctgtgtgtggaATAGGTCGTGGCATCTTCACCTCTGCTCTATTTGAAAAGGGAGACTTTCTGTTGGAATATAGAGGTGAATTAATAAGCCAGCAAGAATGTGAACGGAGACAGAGACTTCATCACGACTGCCTGAAGGTGTTCATGTTCGAGTTCCATTTTAATGGAAAACTATGGTGGTGCGTATTGTGTCAATGCTTCGTCTAATCCAAATTCAATGACACTTtgcctttattttatatatttactgttaTGAAACTGatatacttttgtttttgtagttttgatGCAGCAAAAGAGGATGGGTCACTTGGAAGACTTGTGAACGATAATAATGTCAACCCCAATGCCAAGATGAAGTACCTAAACATACAAGGGAAGCcccatctgtgtttgtttgcaacACGAGACATCAGTCAAGGAGAGGAGGTCACCTATAATTATGGTGACTCGGAT
Coding sequences within it:
- the LOC130192747 gene encoding histone-lysine N-methyltransferase set-1-like; protein product: MHRRRRLNPKADANFYIDTGGDKVGLDIKYINAFKGRGIFTSALFEKGDFLLEYRGELISQQECERRQRLHHDCLKVFMFEFHFNGKLWCFDAAKEDGSLGRLVNDNNVNPNAKMKYLNIQGKPHLCLFATRDISQGEEVTYNYGDSDWPWRCKKSEGKSSDGEHGEGPSTSEPSQSTQKVSTSKRQEKRSPGASTSLLKRYEKMITVS